One window of the Salvelinus alpinus chromosome 13, SLU_Salpinus.1, whole genome shotgun sequence genome contains the following:
- the LOC139537268 gene encoding adapter SH3BGRL-like isoform X2: MVIKVFIASSSGSTAIKKQQQDIMGFLTVNKIDFKECDIVTSEDNRKWMRENVPEDFRPMTGVPLPPQIFNEEHYCGNYEAFFDAREEHAVYAFLGLTAPPGSKEAEALAGLEQQ, translated from the exons ATGGTAATAAAAGTCTTTATAGCATCCTCCTCTGGATCGACAGCG ATTAAGAAGCAGCAGCAAGACATCATGGGTTTCCTAACTGTCAACAAGATTGACTTTAAGGAGTGTGACATCGTAACTAGTGAAGACAACAGGAAGTGGATGAGGGAGAACGTACCTGAGGACTTCCGACCAATGACGGGGGTCCCCCTGCCTCCACAGATATTTAATGAAGAACATTACTGTGGG AATTACGAGGCCTTCTTTGATGCCCGTGAGGAGCATGCAGTGTATGCATTCTTGGGCCTAACAGCCCCTCCAGGCTCCAAG GAAGCAGAGGCCTTGGCTGGACTGGAGCAACAGTAG
- the LOC139537268 gene encoding TLR adapter interacting with SLC15A4 on the lysosome-like isoform X1: MLGEAFIRVFRYREEDCDPHSTKAQERPPHPAPNIILTPGSMSGNMEGLVQSDPRVTTRLSDALTIPNSHCDDYGDLELYRSWCCTTFCKDYPDLQLRGDHVGNRSSESPRLENEGFEGPLLQSQDLGELEALEPTGPVEPRVQVESQPLQDEGCLVMDSSIITLNREPLSNSMLNGYLESKLLEVYRQHMQDSLARGSSPLVQTPPQGLIPAPVMKLSLHLCQDHGLDSSTAQSIVIHYLSTYTVASSHFSSPNLRISNPEPRRKPI; the protein is encoded by the exons ATGTTGGGAGAAGCCTTCATCAGAGTCTTCAGGTACAGGGAAGAGGATTGTGACCCCCATTCCACAAAGGCTCAGGAACGTCCACCACATCCTGCCCCCAATATAATTCTGACCCCAGGTTCAATGTCAG GAAACATGGAAGGTCTGGTGCAGTCTGATCCTAGAGTGACAACCAGGCTCAGTGATGCCCTCACCATCCCCAATAGCCACTGTGACGACTATGGTGACCTGGAGCTCTATCGCTCCTGGTGCTGCACCACCTTCTGCAAAGACTACCCCGACCTGCAGCTCAGAGGGGACCATGTGGGAAACAGGAGCTCAGAGAGCCCGAGGCTGGAGAATGAGGGGTTCGAAGGACCACTTCTTCAATCTCAGGACCTGGGAGAGCTGGAGGCCTTGGAACCCACAGGGCCTGTGGAGCCTAGGGTGCAGGTGGAGTCCCAGCCCCTGCAGGATGAGGGTTGCCTAGTCATGGACAGCAGCATCATCACCCTGAACAGGGAGCCTCTATCCAATTCCATGCTGAACGGCTATCTGGAGAGTAAGCTGCTGGAGGTGTACAGACAGCACATGCAGGACAGCCTGGCCCGGGGCAGCTCTCCCCTGGTCCAGACACCTCCCCAGGGCCTGATACCAGCCCCAGTAATGAAGCTCAGCCTGCATCTCTGTCAGGACCACGGCCTGGACTCCAGTACGGCCCAGAGCATCGTCATCCACTACCTTAGCACCTACACCGTGGCTAGCTCCCACTTCAGCTCCCCCAACCTGCGCATCTCCAACCCTGAGCCTAGAAGAAAGCCCATCTGA
- the LOC139537268 gene encoding adapter SH3BGRL-like isoform X3, translated as MGFLTVNKIDFKECDIVTSEDNRKWMRENVPEDFRPMTGVPLPPQIFNEEHYCGNYEAFFDAREEHAVYAFLGLTAPPGSKEAEALAGLEQQ; from the exons ATGGGTTTCCTAACTGTCAACAAGATTGACTTTAAGGAGTGTGACATCGTAACTAGTGAAGACAACAGGAAGTGGATGAGGGAGAACGTACCTGAGGACTTCCGACCAATGACGGGGGTCCCCCTGCCTCCACAGATATTTAATGAAGAACATTACTGTGGG AATTACGAGGCCTTCTTTGATGCCCGTGAGGAGCATGCAGTGTATGCATTCTTGGGCCTAACAGCCCCTCCAGGCTCCAAG GAAGCAGAGGCCTTGGCTGGACTGGAGCAACAGTAG